Proteins from a genomic interval of Oxyura jamaicensis isolate SHBP4307 breed ruddy duck chromosome 10, BPBGC_Ojam_1.0, whole genome shotgun sequence:
- the LOC118172297 gene encoding protein PML-like isoform X1, translating into MPGSPEAPRPSGTSAAGPAAPAEPPAPMEAAPPRPPEEEGEEDFQFVLCEGCRQESPSLKLLTCLHTLCLGCLSENKPVGQCPVCQAAIPQANGIPDVDNVLFASLQARLRVYRRISSGGLSCSRCRREPAAVWCSECEEFLCPGCFEDHQWFFKKRSHEARKVEELRAESAHRFLEGTKKSCTLFCSSPGHTEQGHVTSIYCKKCEKPLCCSCALLDAQHSPFYCDIRAEIQRRQEELAAAGRELARRRSGFEASRAALQEEAARLEAASGETRELIRQRVEQLVRLVRREEDELLGLVERRQEQGRRELAGELRRVEGVLRRMEAGERLVEKMRLYATEQEVMDMQPFVKEALRELQRLRPAAAGGQVQHGDFAECRTRLQALAERVEGHAGTSSQAVPVVEVALENDQQEEPTQHGSPGIVPTFTISLGDMRLPPVTTRSKRCWPHMKRGSQVSPKVLKLEDNATAAHSKPSSTQQDSRGEPSTSAPSHNRSNVPKAGKSRADDAEDTSIIISSEDSEEDTVVSVTPDLPPC; encoded by the exons ATGCCCGGCAGCCCCGAAGCCCCTCGGCCCTCCGGGACCTCCGCCG ccggccccgctgcccccgcgGAGCCGCCTGCCCCCATGGAGGCGgcgcccccccggccgccggaggaggagggggaggaggattTCCAGTTCGTCCTCTGCGAGGGCTGCCGGCAGGAATCGCCCAGCCTCAAGCTCCTCACCTGCCTGCACACCCTGTGCCTGGGCTGCCTGAGCGAGAACAAGCCGGTGGGGCAGTGCCCCGTGTGCCAGGCGGCCATCCCGCAGGCCAACGGCATCCCCGACGTGGACAACGTGCTCTTCGCCAGCCTGCAGGCCAGGCTCCGCGTCTACCGCAGGATCAGCAGCggggggctgagctgcagccgCTGCCGGAGGGAGCCGGCGGCCGTCTGGTGCTCCGAGTGCGAGGAGTTCCTGTGCCCGGGCTGCTTTGAGGACCACCAGTGGTTCTTCAAGAAGAGGAGCCACGAGGCCAGGAAGGTGGAGGAGCTGCGGGCCGAGTCGGCGCACCGCTTCCTGGAGGGCACCAAGAAGTCCTGCACCCTCTTCTGCTCCAGTCCCGGCCACACTGAGCAGGGCCACGTCACCAG CATCTACTGCAAGAAGTGCGAGAAGCCGCTGTGCTGCTCGTGCGCCCTGCTGGACGCCCAGCACTCGCCTTTCTACTGCGACATCCGCGCCGAGATCCAGCggcggcaggaggagctggcggCCGCCGGCCGGGAGCTGGCGCGCCGGCGGAGCGGCTTCGAGGCGTCGCGCGCGGCGCTGCAGGAGGAGGCCGCCCGGCTGGAGGCGGCGAGCGGCGAGACGCGGGAGCTGATCCGTCAGCGCGTGGAGCAGCTGGTGCGGCTGGTGCGGCGCGAGGAGGacgagctgctggggctggtggagcGGCGGCAGGAGCAGGGCCGGCGGGAGCTGGCGGGGGAGCTGCGGCGCGTGGAGGGCGTGCTGCGGCGGATGGAGGCGGGCGAGCGGCTGGtggagaagatgaggctgtACGCCACGGAGCAGGAGGTGATGGACATGCAGCCCTTCGTCAAGGAGGCGCTGCGGGAGCTGCAGCGGCTgcggccggcggcggccgggggccAAGTGCAGCACGGGGACTTCGCCGAGTGCCGCACCAGGCTGCAGGCGCTGGCTGAGCGCGTCGAGGGGCACGCAG GTACCTCTTCCCAGGCTGTCCCCGTGGTCGAGGTGGCCCTGGAGAATGACCAG CAAGAGGAGCCCACCCAGCATGGGAGCCCAGGCATCGTGCCCACCTTCACCATCAGCCTCGGGGACATGCGG ctcccccctgTCACCACGCGGTCCAAGCGGTGTTGGCCCCACATGAAAAGGGGCAGCCAGGTGTCACCCAAGGTGCTGAAGCTGGAGGACAACGCCACGGCAGCCCACAGCAAGCCCAGTTCAacccagcaggacagcagaggGGAGCCCAGCACCTCCGCACCCAGCCACAACCGCAGCAACGTCCCCAAGGCTGGCAAGAGCCGCGCTGATGATGCAG AAGACACCAGCATCATCATCAGCTCAGAGGACAGTGAGGAGGACACGGTGGTGAGCGTGACGCCAGACCTGCCTCCCTGCTGA
- the LOC118172297 gene encoding protein PML-like isoform X2 gives MEAAPPRPPEEEGEEDFQFVLCEGCRQESPSLKLLTCLHTLCLGCLSENKPVGQCPVCQAAIPQANGIPDVDNVLFASLQARLRVYRRISSGGLSCSRCRREPAAVWCSECEEFLCPGCFEDHQWFFKKRSHEARKVEELRAESAHRFLEGTKKSCTLFCSSPGHTEQGHVTSIYCKKCEKPLCCSCALLDAQHSPFYCDIRAEIQRRQEELAAAGRELARRRSGFEASRAALQEEAARLEAASGETRELIRQRVEQLVRLVRREEDELLGLVERRQEQGRRELAGELRRVEGVLRRMEAGERLVEKMRLYATEQEVMDMQPFVKEALRELQRLRPAAAGGQVQHGDFAECRTRLQALAERVEGHAGTSSQAVPVVEVALENDQQEEPTQHGSPGIVPTFTISLGDMRLPPVTTRSKRCWPHMKRGSQVSPKVLKLEDNATAAHSKPSSTQQDSRGEPSTSAPSHNRSNVPKAGKSRADDAEDTSIIISSEDSEEDTVVSVTPDLPPC, from the exons ATGGAGGCGgcgcccccccggccgccggaggaggagggggaggaggattTCCAGTTCGTCCTCTGCGAGGGCTGCCGGCAGGAATCGCCCAGCCTCAAGCTCCTCACCTGCCTGCACACCCTGTGCCTGGGCTGCCTGAGCGAGAACAAGCCGGTGGGGCAGTGCCCCGTGTGCCAGGCGGCCATCCCGCAGGCCAACGGCATCCCCGACGTGGACAACGTGCTCTTCGCCAGCCTGCAGGCCAGGCTCCGCGTCTACCGCAGGATCAGCAGCggggggctgagctgcagccgCTGCCGGAGGGAGCCGGCGGCCGTCTGGTGCTCCGAGTGCGAGGAGTTCCTGTGCCCGGGCTGCTTTGAGGACCACCAGTGGTTCTTCAAGAAGAGGAGCCACGAGGCCAGGAAGGTGGAGGAGCTGCGGGCCGAGTCGGCGCACCGCTTCCTGGAGGGCACCAAGAAGTCCTGCACCCTCTTCTGCTCCAGTCCCGGCCACACTGAGCAGGGCCACGTCACCAG CATCTACTGCAAGAAGTGCGAGAAGCCGCTGTGCTGCTCGTGCGCCCTGCTGGACGCCCAGCACTCGCCTTTCTACTGCGACATCCGCGCCGAGATCCAGCggcggcaggaggagctggcggCCGCCGGCCGGGAGCTGGCGCGCCGGCGGAGCGGCTTCGAGGCGTCGCGCGCGGCGCTGCAGGAGGAGGCCGCCCGGCTGGAGGCGGCGAGCGGCGAGACGCGGGAGCTGATCCGTCAGCGCGTGGAGCAGCTGGTGCGGCTGGTGCGGCGCGAGGAGGacgagctgctggggctggtggagcGGCGGCAGGAGCAGGGCCGGCGGGAGCTGGCGGGGGAGCTGCGGCGCGTGGAGGGCGTGCTGCGGCGGATGGAGGCGGGCGAGCGGCTGGtggagaagatgaggctgtACGCCACGGAGCAGGAGGTGATGGACATGCAGCCCTTCGTCAAGGAGGCGCTGCGGGAGCTGCAGCGGCTgcggccggcggcggccgggggccAAGTGCAGCACGGGGACTTCGCCGAGTGCCGCACCAGGCTGCAGGCGCTGGCTGAGCGCGTCGAGGGGCACGCAG GTACCTCTTCCCAGGCTGTCCCCGTGGTCGAGGTGGCCCTGGAGAATGACCAG CAAGAGGAGCCCACCCAGCATGGGAGCCCAGGCATCGTGCCCACCTTCACCATCAGCCTCGGGGACATGCGG ctcccccctgTCACCACGCGGTCCAAGCGGTGTTGGCCCCACATGAAAAGGGGCAGCCAGGTGTCACCCAAGGTGCTGAAGCTGGAGGACAACGCCACGGCAGCCCACAGCAAGCCCAGTTCAacccagcaggacagcagaggGGAGCCCAGCACCTCCGCACCCAGCCACAACCGCAGCAACGTCCCCAAGGCTGGCAAGAGCCGCGCTGATGATGCAG AAGACACCAGCATCATCATCAGCTCAGAGGACAGTGAGGAGGACACGGTGGTGAGCGTGACGCCAGACCTGCCTCCCTGCTGA
- the ISLR2 gene encoding immunoglobulin superfamily containing leucine-rich repeat protein 2, whose translation MAPALWLVALLGMARACPEPCACVDKYAHQFADCAYKELQVVPTGLPSNVTTLSLSANKISSLQRRSFVEVTQVTSLWLAHNEIRAIEPGTFAILVQLKNLDISHNQIVDFPWQDLYNLSALQLLKMNNNHMAVVPRGAFHTLKDLRSLRINNNKFSALAEGIFDSLSSLSHLQIYNNPFDCSCRLQWLKKWMDSTLISIPEKDSITCNLPEQLRGVPVGKIPDVQCTPPSVQLTYYPNLDTTELFDGFTLTLHCAVTGTPPPAVSWKIRTSSQTLELSGNPKESAGKDLPRQDPERFLVFKNGTLVIPHLSKREEGTYTCLASNEMGSNQTSVNVAVAGAQKYPLLPGRDTAGGKAQPGDKKPGAKGAKNSVLTPDERSKPLSPTRQSQPSSAAGTEPTGDGQVPFQHPPFEKKCGSTQTSRYISNHAFNQSGDFKQHTFDLGVIALDVSERDARVQLTPTYLQPEKVHLRILYLCQESSQGHALVQWSKIEEGVNSYWFQGLNPGTNYSVCLTYLGEDCQVQVVFTTKKEIPSLIIIVVVSIFLLVLATLPLMGATWCHLLSKYHGKTYKLIMKAQNPDQMEKHMAADFDPRASYLESEKNYNPSEVGEGDAEEEDEEEDDDDEGGRRRRRREAEGAVELEREESVAASSMAESQSKANGEEFEVRSEYSDKLPLGAEAVTISQEINGNYRQRPR comes from the coding sequence ATGGCCCCAGCGCTGTGgctggtggccctgctgggcATGGCCCGGGCGTGCCCGGAGCCCTGCGCCTGTGTGGATAAGTACGCCCACCAGTTCGCCGACTGCGCCTacaaggagctgcaggtggtGCCCACCGGGCTGCCCTCCAACGTGACCACCCTCAGCCTGTCGGCCAACAAGATCAGCTCGCTGCAGCGGCGCTCCTTTGTGGAGGTGACCCAGGTGACATCCCTGTGGTTGGCGCACAACGAGATCCGCGCCATCGAGCCCGGCACCTTCGCCATCCTGGTGCAGCTGAAAAACCTCGACATCAGCCACAATCAGATCGTGGACTTCCCCTGGCAGGACCTCTACAACCTCAGCGCCCTCCAGCTGCTCAAAATGAACAATAACCACATGGCCGTGGTGCCCCGGGGGGCTTTCCACACCCTCAAGGACCTCCGCTCCCTGCgcatcaacaacaacaagttCAGCGCCCTCGCCGAGGGCATCTTCGACTCGCTCAGCTCCCTCTCCCACCTGCAGATCTACAACAACCCCTTCGACTGCTCCTGCAGGCTCCAGTGGCTGAAGAAGTGGATGGACAGCACGCTCATCTCCATCCCGGAGAAGGACTCCATCACTTGCAACCTCCCAGAGCAGCTCCGAGGGGTGCCTGTGGGGAAGATCCCGGACGTGCAGTGCACCCCGCCATCCGTGCAGCTCACCTATTACCCCAACCTAGACACCACGGAGCTCTTCGATGGCTTCACCTTGACGCTGCACTGTGCCGTGACGGGCACCCCACCACCCGCAGTGAGCTGGAAGATCCGCACCTCCAGCCAGACACTGGAGCTCAGCGGGAACCCAAAGGAGAGCGCGGGGAAGGACCTCCCCAGGCAGGACCCTGAGCGATTCTTGGTCTTCAAGAACGGCACGTTGGTAATCCCTCACCTGAGCAAGCGAGAAGAAGGCACCTACACCTGCCTGGCCAGCAATGAGATGGGGAGCAACCAGACCTCGGTTAACGTGGCCGTGGCTGGTGCCCAGAAGTACCCGCTGCTGCCCGGGAGGGACACAGCAGGGGGCAAAGCACAGCCGGGTGACAAGAAGCCAGGGGCCAAGGGAGCAAAGAACAGTGTGCTTACACCAGACGAGAGGAGCAAACCCCTCAGCCCCACCCGGCAGAGCCAACCATCCTCGGCAGCTGGGACAGAGCCCACAGGAGACGGGCAAGTCCCTTTCCAGCATCCTCCCTTTGAGAAGAAGTGTGGCTCCACACAGACCAGCAGGTACATTTCCAACCATGCCTTCAACCAGAGTGGTGACTTCAAGCAGCACACCTTCGACCTGGGCGTCATCGCCTTGGACGTGTCGGAGCGTGACGCCCGGGTACAGCTGACACCCACCTACCTGCAGCCTGAGAAGGTCCACCTCAGGATTCTCTACCTGTGCCAGGAGAGCAGCCAGGGCCACGCCTTGGTGCAGTGGTCCAAGATTGAGGAAGGGGTGAACTCGTACTGGTTCCAGGGCTTGAACCCCGGCACCAATTACTCTGTGTGCCTCACCTACCTGGGCGAGGACTGCCAAGTCCAAGTGGTCTTCACCACCAAGAAGGAGATCCCCTCACTCATCATCATCGTGGTTGTGAGCATCTTCTTGCTGGTGCTGGCCACCCTGCCACTGATGGGGGCCACCTGGTGTCACCTGCTCTCCAAGTACCACGGGAAGACCTACAAGCTGATCATGAAAGCCCAGAACCCGGACCAGATGGAGAAGCACATGGCCGCCGACTTCGACCCCCGCGCCTCCTACCTGGAGTCTGAGAAGAACTACAACCCCAGCGAGGTGGGTGAAGGCGAcgcggaggaggaggatgaagaagagGACGATGACGACGAAGGAGgcaggcggaggaggaggagagaggccGAAGGGGCCGTGGAGCTGGAGCGGGAGGAGAGCGTGGCTGCCAGCTCCATGGCGGAGTCGCAATCCAAAGCCAACGGCGAGGAGTTTGAGGTGCGCTCTGAGTACAGCGACAAGCTGCCGCTGGGCGCTGAGGCCGTCACCATCTCCCAGGAGATCAATGGGAATTACCGGCAGCGCCCCCGCTGA